A single region of the Enterobacter cloacae complex sp. R_G8 genome encodes:
- a CDS encoding winged helix-turn-helix domain-containing protein: protein MSLPQLSLSAARNLHLAAQGLLKKPRRRSQPADILTTVQRMSLLQIDTINIVARSPYLVLFSRLGNYPPQWLDDALSKGELMEYWAHEACFLPRSDFALVRHRMLAPEKMGWKYRQAWMHEHAAEIEQLIAHIAEKGPVRSADFEHPRKGASGWWEWKPHKRHLEGLFTSGKVMVIERRNFQRVYDLTHRVMPHWDDERDLLTQEAAEAVMLENSARSLGIFRPQWLADYYRLRQPVLKPLLDNWQREQRVIPVSVERLGDMWLHADLLPLLPQAEAGKLQATHTAVLSPFDPVVWDRKRAEQLFDFCYRLECYTPAPKRQYGYFVLPLLHKGQLVGRMDAKMHRKTGTLEVIALYLEEGIRVTATLEKGLTSAINDFACWQKACEVTLGRVPDGLFTSCRSGWETGTP, encoded by the coding sequence ATGTCTTTACCGCAACTCTCGCTTTCAGCCGCACGTAATTTACACCTTGCCGCGCAGGGACTCCTTAAAAAGCCCCGTCGCCGCTCGCAGCCTGCCGATATCCTCACTACCGTGCAACGCATGTCGTTGTTGCAAATCGACACCATCAACATTGTGGCTCGTAGCCCCTACCTGGTGCTGTTCAGCCGGCTGGGCAATTATCCGCCTCAGTGGCTTGATGATGCGCTCAGCAAGGGAGAGCTGATGGAATACTGGGCGCATGAAGCCTGTTTTCTGCCCCGCAGTGATTTTGCCCTGGTTCGTCACCGTATGCTTGCCCCGGAAAAAATGGGCTGGAAGTACCGGCAGGCGTGGATGCACGAGCATGCGGCTGAGATTGAGCAGCTTATTGCTCATATTGCGGAAAAGGGGCCAGTACGTTCCGCAGATTTCGAGCACCCACGGAAAGGGGCAAGCGGCTGGTGGGAATGGAAGCCACATAAGCGTCATCTCGAAGGGTTGTTTACATCAGGCAAAGTGATGGTTATCGAACGGCGTAATTTTCAGCGAGTGTACGACCTGACGCACCGGGTGATGCCTCACTGGGACGACGAGCGCGACCTGCTCACTCAGGAAGCCGCCGAAGCCGTCATGCTGGAGAACAGCGCCCGCAGTCTGGGGATTTTCCGTCCGCAATGGCTGGCCGATTATTATCGTCTCCGACAGCCCGTGCTGAAACCGTTGCTGGATAACTGGCAGCGCGAGCAGCGGGTTATCCCGGTCTCAGTAGAGAGGTTGGGCGATATGTGGCTGCATGCGGATTTACTCCCGCTGCTGCCACAAGCTGAAGCAGGTAAACTTCAGGCAACCCATACCGCAGTGTTGTCACCTTTTGATCCGGTGGTCTGGGACAGAAAACGGGCCGAGCAGCTGTTTGACTTCTGCTACCGGCTGGAGTGCTACACTCCCGCGCCGAAGCGCCAGTACGGTTACTTTGTTTTGCCCCTGCTGCACAAGGGACAACTGGTAGGGCGCATGGATGCCAAAATGCACCGTAAAACCGGCACGCTAGAGGTCATTGCGCTGTATCTGGAAGAGGGCATCAGGGTAACCGCGACCCTGGAAAAAGGGTTAACATCCGCCATCAATGATTTCGCCTGCTGGCAGAAGGCCTGTGAAGTGACGCTGGGCCGGGTGCCTGACGGGCTCTTTACATCCTGTCGAAGTGGTTGGGAAACAGGCACGCCCTGA
- the lpxK gene encoding tetraacyldisaccharide 4'-kinase, producing MIARIWSGESPLWLLLLPLSWLYGLVSGVIRLFYRLGLKRAWRAPVPVVVVGNLTAGGNGKTPVVIWLVEQLQKRGIRPGVVSRGYGGKAAQYPLLLAPDTTTAEAGDEPVLIYQRTGAPVAVSPVRSDAVQALLAEHDVQIIITDDGLQHYALARDKEIVVIDGVRRFGNGWWLPAGPMRERASRLKSVDAVIVNGGAARPGEIPMQLQPGMAVNLLTGERQAVSRLPALVAMAGIGHPPRFFATLEQCGARIEKRVPLADHQVLVAEQVDALTTPGQTLIMTEKDAVKCRAFAKENWWYLPVDAELSGEQPEHLLQELIALVH from the coding sequence ATGATTGCCCGCATCTGGTCCGGTGAGTCCCCGCTGTGGCTGCTGCTTCTGCCGCTCTCCTGGCTGTATGGCCTGGTGAGCGGCGTTATTCGTCTGTTTTACCGTCTGGGGCTAAAGCGTGCGTGGCGCGCGCCGGTCCCGGTTGTTGTGGTGGGTAACCTCACGGCAGGGGGGAACGGTAAAACCCCGGTGGTCATCTGGCTGGTTGAGCAACTGCAAAAGCGTGGTATCCGCCCCGGTGTGGTGTCGCGAGGGTACGGCGGTAAAGCGGCGCAATATCCTCTGCTGCTGGCACCGGACACGACGACCGCCGAGGCAGGTGATGAGCCAGTATTGATTTATCAGCGTACTGGCGCGCCTGTCGCAGTCTCTCCGGTACGCAGTGACGCCGTTCAGGCGCTGCTTGCTGAACACGACGTACAAATAATCATTACCGATGATGGCCTGCAACATTACGCGCTGGCGCGTGATAAAGAGATTGTGGTCATTGATGGCGTCCGCCGTTTTGGCAACGGCTGGTGGCTGCCTGCAGGCCCCATGCGAGAACGCGCTTCGCGCCTGAAGTCCGTGGATGCGGTGATTGTTAATGGCGGTGCTGCAAGGCCGGGTGAGATCCCGATGCAACTCCAGCCAGGCATGGCGGTTAACCTGTTGACCGGCGAACGCCAGGCCGTTTCCCGGTTACCTGCGCTGGTCGCGATGGCGGGCATTGGCCATCCTCCGCGTTTCTTCGCGACGCTGGAGCAGTGTGGTGCCCGGATTGAAAAACGTGTTCCACTGGCCGATCACCAGGTGCTGGTGGCGGAACAGGTTGACGCCTTGACGACGCCCGGTCAGACGTTAATCATGACTGAAAAAGATGCGGTGAAATGCCGTGCCTTTGCGAAAGAAAACTGGTGGTATCTGCCGGTTGACGCTGAACTCAGCGGTGAGCAACCGGAACACTTGCTCCAGGAACTGATTGCGTTGGTGCATTAA
- the msbA gene encoding lipid A ABC transporter ATP-binding protein/permease MsbA, whose product MHNDKDLSTWQTFRRLWPMIAPFKAGLIVAGIALVLNAASDTFMLSLLKPLLDDGFGKTDRSVLLWMPLVVIGLMILRGISSYISSYCISWVSGKVVMTMRRRLFSHMMGMPVAFFDKQSTGTLLSRITYDSEQVASSSSSALITVVREGASIIGLFVMMFYYSWQLSLILIVLAPVVSVAIRVVSKRFRNISKNMQNTMGQVTTSAEQMLKGHKEVLIFGGQDVETKRFDKVSNKMRLQGMKMVSASSISDPIIQLIASLALAFVLYAASFPSVMETLTAGTITVVFSSMIALMRPLKSLTNVNAQFQRGMAACQTLFSILDSEQEKDEGTRVIERAKGDVEFRNVTFTYPGREVPALRNINLTIPAGKTVALVGRSGSGKSTIASLITRFYDIHEGEILLDGHDLREYTLQSLRNQVALVSQNVHLFNDTVANNIAYARTEEYSREQIEEAARMAYAMDFINKMDNGLDTIIGENGVLLSGGQRQRIAIARALLRNSPILILDEATSALDTESERAIQSALDELQKNRTSLVIAHRLSTIEQADEIVVVEDGVIVERGSHTDLLAHRGVYAQLHKMQFGE is encoded by the coding sequence ATGCATAACGACAAAGATCTCTCCACGTGGCAAACCTTCCGCCGACTCTGGCCGATGATTGCACCTTTTAAAGCAGGCTTGATCGTGGCGGGTATAGCGTTAGTCCTCAACGCAGCCAGCGATACTTTTATGTTATCGCTCCTCAAACCGTTACTGGACGACGGTTTTGGTAAAACGGATCGCTCAGTGTTGCTATGGATGCCACTGGTGGTTATCGGACTGATGATCTTACGCGGTATCTCCAGCTATATTTCCAGCTACTGCATCTCCTGGGTGTCAGGAAAAGTGGTCATGACAATGCGCCGTCGGCTGTTCAGCCACATGATGGGCATGCCGGTGGCCTTCTTTGATAAGCAATCGACGGGTACCTTACTGTCACGTATTACCTACGACTCCGAGCAAGTGGCCTCATCGTCTTCGAGCGCCCTGATCACCGTTGTGCGTGAGGGGGCGTCGATTATCGGCCTGTTCGTGATGATGTTTTACTACAGCTGGCAACTGTCGCTGATCCTTATCGTGCTGGCTCCGGTGGTTTCTGTCGCGATCCGCGTCGTCTCAAAGCGTTTTCGCAATATCAGTAAGAACATGCAGAATACCATGGGGCAGGTAACCACCAGCGCAGAGCAGATGCTGAAAGGGCATAAAGAGGTGTTAATTTTCGGCGGGCAGGATGTTGAAACAAAACGCTTCGATAAGGTCAGCAACAAAATGCGTCTGCAGGGGATGAAAATGGTCTCGGCCTCTTCAATCTCTGACCCCATTATTCAGCTGATTGCCTCTCTGGCTCTGGCATTCGTCCTGTATGCGGCAAGCTTCCCGAGCGTAATGGAAACGCTGACGGCGGGGACCATCACCGTTGTGTTCTCTTCCATGATTGCGCTGATGCGTCCGCTGAAGTCGCTGACCAACGTTAACGCCCAGTTCCAGCGCGGGATGGCTGCATGCCAGACGCTGTTCAGCATCCTGGATTCCGAGCAAGAGAAAGACGAAGGTACCCGCGTCATCGAGCGCGCAAAGGGCGATGTCGAATTCCGCAACGTGACCTTCACCTATCCTGGTCGTGAAGTTCCAGCATTACGTAACATCAACCTGACCATTCCGGCCGGTAAAACCGTGGCGCTGGTCGGCCGTTCCGGCTCGGGTAAATCCACTATTGCCAGCCTGATCACCCGTTTCTACGACATTCACGAAGGTGAAATTCTGTTAGACGGTCACGACCTGCGGGAATACACCCTGCAGTCGCTGCGTAACCAGGTTGCGCTGGTCTCTCAGAACGTGCATCTGTTCAACGATACTGTTGCGAACAACATTGCCTATGCGCGCACTGAAGAGTATAGCCGCGAGCAAATTGAAGAAGCCGCTCGCATGGCCTATGCCATGGACTTTATCAACAAGATGGACAACGGTCTGGATACGATCATCGGTGAGAATGGCGTTCTGCTCTCCGGTGGACAGCGTCAGCGTATCGCCATTGCCCGTGCGTTGCTGCGCAACAGCCCTATTCTGATCCTCGACGAAGCAACCTCTGCGCTGGATACAGAGTCTGAACGCGCAATCCAGTCCGCGCTGGATGAACTGCAAAAGAACCGTACGTCACTGGTGATTGCGCACCGTCTGTCGACTATCGAACAGGCTGACGAAATCGTCGTTGTGGAGGATGGGGTCATTGTAGAGCGCGGTAGCCATACGGATTTACTGGCGCACCGTGGTGTTTACGCTCAGCTCCATAAGATGCAGTTCGGCGAATGA
- a CDS encoding ComEC family protein produces MGIPTLSLCAILAIAPLFWLPELPACETVWVMFAGGIVLGIQRNVSLKFVGIGLLFCVWGILAAQESVWPMQHLTTGAVKAEVEITATDGATMHQGKIVTLDGKRWWASTGIVLYGNYLPQKACAGQRWAMTLRLRPVHGELNDGGYDPQRNAFARHQTLSGRFTQAAIVDERCSLRARYLSSLHDTLSPYRWGAVILGLGMGERLDVPREIKNLMRETGTSHLMAISGLHIALAASIVWLLARGFQFLLPCQWIRWQMPLFAGLFFAAFYAWLTGLQPPALRTVIALAVLAALRIGARQWSAWQIWCSCIAAILIVDPLAVLSQSLALSAFAVAALIFWYQWLPAPSWRWTRRVRPLVNLIYLQVGMLLLLLPLQVLMFHGFSVSSLVANLFAVPLVTFISVPLILLGMLLHLLPLASLETGIWFAADKSLAGLFWLLQRLPDGWQDVDERWQYLTLLPWLAIIGWRFRSWKSMPAVCLTGTVVLASPFMRTEKTDSWTLHMLDVGQGLSMVIERQGKALLYDTGPGWPGGDSAQQLIIPWLRWHHLQPEGVILSHEHLDHAGGLASMQAAWPGLWVRSPLGWAQHLPCFRGQQWKWQGLTLTVHWPPAGSSTQGNNRSCVVKIDDGEQSVLLTGDIEAQAEQAMLSHYWRYLTSTVIQVPHHGSNTSSSLPLVQRVEGQIALDSAARYNAWRFPSTRVVRRYRKEGYIWQDTPHSGQISVTFSQHSWQIRRLREQYLPRWYHQWFGAPVDNG; encoded by the coding sequence ATGGGAATTCCCACACTAAGTCTGTGCGCCATTCTGGCGATAGCGCCGTTATTCTGGTTACCTGAACTACCCGCGTGCGAAACCGTGTGGGTCATGTTCGCTGGCGGGATAGTGCTGGGCATTCAGCGGAACGTCAGCCTGAAGTTTGTCGGGATCGGTTTGCTATTTTGCGTCTGGGGTATTCTGGCCGCGCAGGAAAGCGTCTGGCCGATGCAGCATTTAACCACCGGTGCGGTAAAGGCAGAGGTAGAGATCACGGCCACCGATGGGGCAACGATGCATCAGGGAAAGATTGTCACGCTTGATGGCAAACGCTGGTGGGCATCGACGGGGATCGTACTTTATGGCAATTACCTGCCACAAAAGGCGTGCGCGGGTCAGCGCTGGGCCATGACGCTCCGGCTCAGGCCTGTACATGGGGAACTGAATGATGGTGGGTATGATCCTCAGCGAAATGCTTTTGCCCGACATCAAACGCTGAGCGGACGTTTTACGCAGGCGGCAATCGTCGATGAACGCTGCAGTCTTCGTGCCCGCTATCTGTCATCACTGCACGACACGCTTTCACCTTATCGCTGGGGAGCCGTGATCCTGGGGCTGGGGATGGGTGAACGCCTGGATGTCCCCCGGGAAATAAAAAACCTGATGCGTGAAACCGGCACGTCGCATCTGATGGCGATCTCGGGTTTGCATATCGCACTGGCGGCTTCCATTGTCTGGTTGCTTGCCAGGGGTTTTCAGTTTTTATTGCCGTGTCAGTGGATCCGCTGGCAAATGCCTCTGTTTGCGGGACTGTTTTTTGCGGCTTTCTACGCATGGCTAACGGGTCTACAGCCGCCAGCATTACGCACGGTCATTGCGCTTGCGGTGCTGGCCGCTCTGCGGATCGGCGCGCGTCAGTGGTCTGCATGGCAGATCTGGTGTAGCTGTATTGCAGCGATACTCATCGTTGATCCGCTGGCGGTGCTTTCTCAGAGTCTGGCTCTGTCTGCATTTGCCGTCGCCGCATTGATTTTCTGGTATCAGTGGTTGCCAGCCCCCAGCTGGCGCTGGACTCGCCGGGTGCGCCCCCTGGTGAATCTCATTTATCTGCAGGTCGGAATGTTGCTGCTGCTCCTGCCTTTGCAGGTGTTGATGTTCCATGGCTTCAGCGTCTCTTCGCTGGTGGCCAATCTCTTTGCCGTTCCGCTGGTGACCTTTATCTCGGTTCCGCTGATCCTGCTCGGTATGCTACTGCACCTGCTCCCGCTGGCCTCCCTGGAGACTGGCATATGGTTTGCAGCAGATAAGTCCCTGGCCGGATTGTTCTGGCTGCTGCAGCGCCTGCCTGATGGCTGGCAGGATGTCGATGAGCGCTGGCAGTACCTGACATTGCTGCCCTGGCTGGCCATTATCGGCTGGCGCTTTCGCTCCTGGAAAAGCATGCCGGCGGTGTGTCTGACCGGAACTGTCGTGCTGGCATCTCCATTCATGCGAACGGAGAAAACCGATAGCTGGACGTTGCATATGCTGGATGTGGGGCAGGGGCTATCAATGGTTATTGAGCGGCAGGGTAAAGCGCTTCTATACGACACCGGTCCCGGCTGGCCTGGGGGAGATAGTGCGCAGCAGCTGATTATTCCGTGGTTACGCTGGCATCACCTGCAACCAGAGGGCGTTATTCTCAGTCACGAGCACCTGGACCATGCTGGTGGTCTGGCATCGATGCAGGCGGCATGGCCCGGCTTGTGGGTAAGAAGCCCGCTGGGGTGGGCACAGCATCTTCCCTGCTTTCGTGGACAGCAGTGGAAATGGCAGGGGCTGACATTGACCGTTCACTGGCCACCGGCGGGATCCTCTACCCAGGGTAACAATCGCTCCTGCGTAGTTAAAATCGATGACGGTGAGCAGAGTGTTTTGCTGACAGGGGACATTGAAGCGCAAGCGGAACAGGCTATGCTTAGCCATTACTGGCGTTATCTGACGTCAACGGTGATACAGGTGCCGCACCATGGCAGTAATACTTCGTCATCGTTGCCGCTGGTACAACGGGTGGAGGGACAAATCGCGCTGGATTCTGCGGCCCGTTACAATGCGTGGCGATTCCCGTCCACGAGAGTGGTCAGACGTTATCGAAAGGAGGGCTATATCTGGCAGGATACCCCTCATTCCGGACAAATATCGGTGACGTTTTCGCAACATTCATGGCAAATCCGGCGGTTGCGGGAACAATATTTACCGCGTTGGTATCATCAGTGGTTTGGCGCGCCCGTCGATAACGGGTAG
- the ihfB gene encoding integration host factor subunit beta: MTKSELIERLASQQPHIPAKAVEDAVKEMLEHMATTLAQGERIEIRGFGSFSLHYRAPRTGRNPKTGDKVELEGKYVPHFKPGKELRDRANIYGN, translated from the coding sequence ATGACCAAGTCAGAATTGATTGAGAGACTTGCCAGTCAGCAACCGCATATCCCAGCCAAAGCAGTGGAAGATGCCGTAAAAGAGATGCTGGAGCATATGGCCACCACTCTTGCCCAGGGCGAGCGCATTGAAATCCGCGGTTTCGGTAGTTTTTCTCTGCACTATCGTGCTCCACGTACCGGGCGTAACCCGAAGACTGGCGATAAAGTCGAGCTGGAAGGTAAGTACGTTCCACACTTTAAGCCGGGTAAAGAACTGCGCGATCGCGCCAATATTTACGGCAACTGA
- the rpsA gene encoding 30S ribosomal protein S1 produces MTESFAQLFEESLKEIETRPGSIVRGVVVAIDKDVVLVDAGLKSESAIPAEQFKNAQGELEIQVGDEVDVALDAVEDGFGETLLSREKAKRHEAWITLEKAYEEAETVVGVINGKVKGGFTVELNGIRAFLPGSLVDVRPVRDTLHLEGKELEFKVIKLDQKRNNVVVSRRAVIESENSAERDQLLENLQEGMEVKGIVKNLTDYGAFVDLGGVDGLLHITDMAWKRVKHPSEIVNVGDEITVKVLKFDRERTRVSLGLKQLGEDPWVAIAKRYPEGTKLTGRVTNLTDYGCFVEIEEGVEGLVHVSEMDWTNKNIHPSKVVNVGDVVEVMVLDIDEERRRISLGLKQCKNNPWQQFAETHNKGDRVEGKIKSITDFGIFIGLDGGIDGLVHLSDISWNVAGEEAVREYKKGDEIAAVVLQVDAERERISLGVKQLAEDPFNNWVALNKKGAIVNGKVTAVDAKGATVELADGVEGYLRASEASRDRVEDATLVLNVGDDVEAKFTGVDRKNRAISLSVRAKDEADEKDAIATVNKQEDANFSNNAMAEAFKAAKGE; encoded by the coding sequence ATGACTGAATCTTTTGCTCAACTGTTTGAAGAATCCTTAAAAGAAATCGAAACCCGTCCGGGTTCCATCGTTCGCGGTGTTGTTGTTGCTATCGACAAAGACGTAGTACTGGTTGACGCCGGTCTGAAATCTGAGTCCGCCATTCCGGCAGAGCAGTTCAAAAACGCCCAGGGCGAGCTGGAAATCCAGGTAGGTGACGAAGTTGACGTTGCTCTGGACGCAGTAGAAGACGGCTTCGGCGAAACCCTGCTGTCTCGTGAAAAAGCTAAACGTCACGAAGCATGGATCACGCTGGAGAAAGCTTACGAAGAAGCTGAAACTGTGGTCGGTGTTATCAACGGCAAAGTTAAAGGTGGCTTCACTGTTGAGCTGAATGGTATTCGTGCGTTCCTGCCAGGTTCACTGGTAGACGTTCGTCCAGTCCGTGACACCCTGCACCTGGAAGGCAAAGAGCTTGAGTTCAAAGTAATCAAGCTGGACCAGAAGCGTAACAACGTTGTTGTTTCCCGTCGTGCCGTTATCGAATCCGAAAACAGCGCAGAACGTGATCAGCTGCTGGAAAACCTGCAGGAAGGCATGGAAGTCAAAGGTATCGTTAAGAACCTCACTGACTACGGCGCATTCGTTGACCTGGGCGGCGTTGATGGCCTGCTGCACATCACCGACATGGCGTGGAAACGCGTTAAGCACCCAAGCGAAATCGTGAACGTGGGCGACGAAATCACTGTTAAAGTGCTGAAGTTCGACCGCGAGCGTACTCGTGTATCCCTCGGCCTGAAACAGCTGGGCGAAGATCCATGGGTAGCTATCGCTAAGCGTTACCCAGAAGGTACCAAACTGACTGGCCGCGTGACCAACCTGACTGACTACGGCTGCTTCGTTGAAATCGAAGAAGGCGTTGAAGGTCTGGTACACGTTTCCGAAATGGACTGGACCAACAAAAACATCCACCCATCCAAAGTTGTTAACGTTGGTGACGTAGTGGAAGTTATGGTTCTGGATATCGACGAAGAACGTCGTCGTATCTCCCTGGGCCTGAAGCAGTGCAAAAACAACCCATGGCAGCAGTTCGCGGAAACCCACAACAAGGGCGACCGTGTTGAAGGTAAAATCAAGTCTATCACTGACTTCGGTATCTTCATCGGCCTGGACGGCGGCATCGACGGCCTGGTTCACCTGTCTGACATCTCCTGGAACGTTGCAGGCGAAGAAGCAGTTCGTGAATACAAAAAAGGCGACGAAATCGCAGCAGTTGTTCTGCAGGTTGACGCAGAGCGTGAGCGTATCTCCCTGGGCGTTAAACAGCTCGCAGAAGATCCGTTCAACAACTGGGTTGCACTGAACAAGAAAGGCGCAATCGTAAACGGTAAAGTGACTGCAGTTGACGCTAAAGGCGCAACCGTAGAACTGGCTGACGGCGTTGAAGGTTACCTGCGCGCTTCTGAAGCTTCACGTGACCGCGTTGAAGATGCCACTCTGGTTCTGAACGTTGGCGACGATGTTGAAGCTAAGTTCACCGGTGTTGACCGTAAGAACCGTGCAATCAGCCTGTCTGTTCGTGCTAAAGACGAAGCTGATGAGAAAGATGCAATCGCAACTGTTAACAAACAGGAAGATGCAAACTTCTCTAACAACGCAATGGCTGAAGCTTTCAAAGCAGCTAAAGGCGAGTAA
- the cmk gene encoding (d)CMP kinase has translation MTAVAPVITIDGPSGAGKGTLCKAMAEALQWHLLDSGAIYRVLALAALHHHVDVASEEALVPLAAHLDVRFVSTDGNLEVILEGEDVSGEIRTQEVANAASQVAAFPRVREALLRRQRAFREAPGLIADGRDMGTVVFPDAPVKIFLDASSEERAQRRMLQLQEKGFSVNFDRLLSEIKERDDRDRNRAVAPLVPAEDALVLDSTSLTIEQVIEKALQYARQKLALA, from the coding sequence ATGACGGCAGTTGCCCCGGTAATCACCATTGATGGGCCTAGTGGCGCAGGGAAAGGAACTCTGTGCAAGGCGATGGCGGAAGCATTGCAATGGCATCTTTTAGATTCGGGAGCTATCTATCGCGTGCTGGCGCTGGCAGCGCTGCATCACCATGTGGATGTTGCGTCTGAAGAGGCGCTGGTTCCGCTGGCTGCGCATCTGGATGTGCGTTTTGTCTCGACCGATGGCAACCTCGAAGTGATCCTGGAAGGGGAAGATGTAAGCGGCGAAATTCGTACGCAAGAGGTTGCTAATGCGGCCTCTCAGGTGGCGGCTTTCCCGCGCGTTCGTGAAGCTCTGTTACGCCGTCAACGCGCTTTCCGCGAAGCGCCGGGTCTGATTGCTGACGGGCGAGATATGGGGACGGTGGTTTTCCCTGATGCGCCAGTGAAAATTTTCCTTGACGCCTCCTCGGAAGAACGGGCTCAACGCCGCATGCTTCAGTTGCAGGAGAAGGGGTTTAGTGTTAACTTTGATCGCCTTTTATCCGAGATAAAAGAGCGCGATGACCGCGATCGTAACCGCGCCGTCGCCCCACTTGTTCCTGCAGAAGATGCACTAGTTCTGGATTCCACCAGTTTAACTATTGAGCAAGTGATTGAAAAAGCGCTACAATATGCGCGCCAGAAACTGGCACTCGCGTAA
- the aroA gene encoding 3-phosphoshikimate 1-carboxyvinyltransferase, giving the protein MESLTLQPIARVDGTINLPGSKSVSNRALLLAALANGTTVLTNLLDSDDVRHMLNALKALGVHYTLSDDRTRCEVTGNGGALRSAEELELFLGNAGTAMRPLAAALCLGSNNIVLTGEPRMKERPIGHLVDALRQGGAQIEYLEQENYPPLRLRGGFSGGNVEVDGSVSSQFLTALLMTAPLAPQDTVITIKGDLVSKPYIDITLHLMKTFGVEVENQSYQRFVVRGAQQYQSPGNYLVEGDASSASYFLAAGAIKGGTVKVTGIGRNSVQGDIRFADVLEKMGAVVTWGDDFIACTHGELNAIDMDMNHIPDAAMTIATAALFAKGTTTLRNIYNWRVKETDRLFAMATELRKVGADVEEGEDYIRVTPPAKLQFAEIGTYNDHRMAMCFSLVALSDTPVTILDPKCTAKTFPDYFEQLSRISTLA; this is encoded by the coding sequence ATGGAATCCCTGACGTTACAACCTATCGCGCGGGTAGATGGCACCATTAATCTGCCTGGTTCAAAAAGTGTCTCGAACCGCGCTCTGCTGCTGGCAGCTCTGGCAAACGGCACCACCGTCCTCACTAACCTGCTGGACAGCGATGACGTGCGCCATATGCTCAATGCGCTGAAAGCGTTGGGAGTTCATTACACGCTGTCTGACGACCGTACCCGCTGTGAAGTAACGGGGAATGGCGGTGCGCTACGTTCAGCCGAGGAACTGGAGCTGTTTCTGGGTAACGCGGGAACCGCCATGCGTCCACTGGCTGCCGCCTTGTGTCTGGGCAGCAACAACATTGTTCTGACCGGCGAGCCGCGCATGAAAGAGCGCCCGATCGGCCATCTGGTGGACGCCCTTCGTCAGGGCGGTGCGCAGATTGAGTATCTGGAGCAAGAGAATTACCCCCCACTGCGCCTTCGCGGTGGCTTTAGCGGCGGCAACGTTGAGGTGGACGGCAGCGTTTCCAGCCAGTTCCTGACGGCACTGCTGATGACCGCTCCGCTGGCACCCCAGGATACGGTTATCACCATCAAGGGCGACCTGGTGTCTAAGCCGTACATTGATATCACCCTGCATCTGATGAAAACCTTCGGCGTTGAGGTGGAAAACCAGTCTTATCAGCGTTTCGTGGTGCGGGGGGCGCAGCAGTATCAGTCTCCGGGCAACTACCTGGTTGAAGGTGACGCCTCATCTGCTTCCTACTTCCTGGCAGCAGGGGCGATTAAAGGCGGTACCGTGAAAGTGACCGGTATTGGCCGTAACAGCGTGCAGGGCGATATTCGTTTTGCTGATGTGCTGGAAAAAATGGGGGCGGTGGTGACCTGGGGGGATGATTTCATCGCCTGTACACATGGTGAACTCAACGCCATCGATATGGACATGAACCACATTCCTGACGCGGCAATGACCATTGCCACCGCTGCGCTGTTTGCCAAAGGCACCACGACGCTGCGCAACATCTACAACTGGCGCGTAAAAGAGACCGATCGTCTGTTCGCGATGGCCACCGAGTTGCGTAAAGTGGGGGCTGACGTGGAGGAGGGCGAAGACTACATTCGCGTGACACCTCCGGCAAAACTGCAGTTCGCGGAAATTGGCACTTACAACGATCACCGTATGGCGATGTGCTTCTCGCTGGTGGCGCTGTCCGATACACCTGTTACGATCCTCGATCCGAAATGTACGGCGAAAACCTTCCCGGACTATTTCGAACAGCTGTCCCGCATCAGTACACTGGCCTGA